One Setaria viridis chromosome 5, Setaria_viridis_v4.0, whole genome shotgun sequence genomic region harbors:
- the LOC117855019 gene encoding protein NRT1/ PTR FAMILY 5.10, producing the protein MESGELVHRPGPSVSSRLADGRGGWRAACFLLAISFLELVGFCGVQSNLIMYLTRHLGMSTAAAAAAVNAWTGTEMVLPLAGAAAADSRLGRYRAVLIAGVLYLLSLGMLTVSSTLRVPEPHAASSPSFAQLAFFYVALYQLAAARGFHRPCAEALGADQFAPSDGEDPSSRASRSSYFNWFHFSISCGYGIATTGLSYVEDNVSWTAGFAACWATMVLYLAVFLLGTPTYRAERPVDGIRLAETVRTWAARVFRRKDAGDTERLLTGEPEDGKGKGLVVKLLPIWVTSLIFAAIVAQVSTLFTKQGSTLDRRLGMGTGLVVPPAALQFFLSVTMIATLPVYDRLFVPLVRRITGHHAGLTTLRRIGAGMATAGAAMVVAALVEARRLRVAREAGLVDEPDAVLPMRLWWMLPQYVLIGVAVVLAEIGLQEFFYDQVPDAFRSVGLALCMSIFGVGNYVSGMLVFATDWATRSKGESWFSDNLNRAHLDYFYWLLAGLAVMEVAVFLHFATRYVYSSKDEL; encoded by the exons ATGGAGTCGGGCGAGCTTGTACACCGACCCGGCCCGTCCGTCAGCTCCAGACTcgccgacggccgcggcggctggcgcgcCGCGTGCTTCCTCCTCG CGATCTCGTTCTTGGAGCTTGTCGGGTTCTGCGGCGTGCAGAGCAACCTGATCATGTACCTGACCCGCCACCTCGGCATGtccacggcggccgccgccgccgccgtgaacgCGTGGACCGGAACCGAGATGGTGCtgccgctcgccggcgcggcAGCCGCCGACTCGCGGCTCGGTCGGTATCGGGCGGTCCTGATCGCCGGCGTGCTCTATCTGCTG AGCTTGGGAATGCTGACGGTCTCATCCACGCTGCGAGTCCCGGAACCTCACgcggcgagctcgccgtccTTCGCGCAGCTGGCCTTCTTCTACGTCGCGCTCTACCAGTTGGCCGCGGCCCGAGGCTTCCACAGGCCGTGCGCGGAGGCCCTCGGTGCCGACCAGTTCGCGCCAAGCGACGGCGAGGACCCCAGCTCCCGCGCGTCCCGGAGCTCCTACTTCAACTGGTTCCACTTCTCCATCTCCTGTGGCTACGGCATCGCGACAACCGGGCTGAGCTACGTCGAGGACAACGTCAGCTGGACCGCCGGGTTCGCCGCGTGCTGGGCCACGATGGTGCTGTACCTCGCCGTCTTCTTGCTTGGCACGCCCACGTACCGTGCGGAGCGACCCGTCGATGGCATCCGGCTTGCCGAGACCGTGAGGACGTGGGCGGCGAGGGTGTTCCGTCGCAAGGACGCCGGCGACACCGAACG GCTTCTAACAGGGGAACCTGAGGACGGTAAAGGAAAAGGACTCGTCGTCAAGCTGCTGCCGATATGGGTGACGAGCCTGATCTTCGCAGCCATCGTTGCCCAGGTCTCCACCCTGTTCACCAAGCAGGGCAGCACGCTGGACCGGCGCCTCGGCATGGGCACGGGCCTCGTCGTGCCGCCCGCGGCGCTGCAGTTCTTCCTCAGCGTCACCATGATCGCCACGCTCCCGGTCTACGACCGCCTGTTCGTGCCCCTCGTGAGGCGCATCACGGGGCACCACGCGGGCCTCACGACGCTCCGGCGCATCGGCGCCGGGatggccaccgccggcgccgccatggtCGTCGCGGCGCTGGTCGAAGCCAGGCGGCTCCGAGTCGCCAGGGAGGCGGGTTTGGTGGACGAGCCGGACGCGGTGTTGCCGATGAGGCTGTGGTGGATGCTGCCTCAGTACGTGCTGATCGGTGTCGCGGTTGTGCTGGCGGAGATAGGGCTCCAGGAGTTCTTCTACGACCAGGTGCCCGACGCCTTCCGCAGCGTCGGGCTCGCGCTGTGCATGAGCATCTTTGGCGTGGGGAACTATGTCAGCGGCATGCTCGTGTTCGCGACCGATTGGGCGACGAGGAGCAAGGGCGAGAGCTGGTTCTCCGATAACCTCAATCGAGCGCACCTCGACTACTTCTACTGGCTCCTGGCGGGGCTCGCGGTTATGGAGGTGGCTGTGTTCTTGCATTTCGCAACCCGATACGTCTATAGCAGCAAAGACGAACTGTGA
- the LOC117857681 gene encoding protein NRT1/ PTR FAMILY 5.16, which yields MESGGDGELLRRPGPSVGSKPDVRGGWRATFYLVVVAFLERLGFYGVQGNLIMYLTGPLGMPTASAAAGVNAWAGTVLVLPLVGALAADSRLGRYRAVLAAGVLYLLSLGMLTASSALQTARPHSGSSAPSTTSPAHLTFIYVALYLLALAQGFHRPCAEALGADQFALSDDGGDPSSRASRSSYFNWFHFSISWGYAISTTALSYVEDNAGWTAGFGACWATMAFSLAVFLLGARTYRAEEPVGDGRFLETVRAWAARVFRRKDATSTERLLDRQPEKGKGLVVKLLPIWLGAIVYAAVTSQVYTLFTKQGSTLDRRLGTGLVVPPAALQCLVSITFIAVLPVYDRAFVPLARRVTGHPAGVTTLQRIGAGMSMSCVAMVVAALVEGRRLRVATDAGIVDRPDLAVPMSLCWVVPQYVLMGLAMALADVGLEEFFYDQLPDAVRSVGLALCLSAMGAGSYASGVLVSAVDWATRGGRESWISDNLNRAHLDYFYWLLAGLVALDVAVFLYFSKRFVYRSKGEL from the exons ATGGagtccggcggcgacggcgagctcctGCGCCGACCCGGGCCGTCCGTCGGCTCCAAACCCGACGTCCGGGGCGGCTGGCGCGCCACGTTCTACCTCGTCG TGGTCGCGTTCTTGGAGCGCCTCGGGTTCTACGGCGTGCAGGGCAACCTGATCATGTACCTGACCGGCCCGCTCGGCATGCCCACGGCGTCCGCAGCCGCCGGCGTGAACGCGTGGGCCGGGACCGTGCTGGTGCTGCCGCTTgtcggcgcgctcgccgccgactCGCGGCTCGGCCGGTACCGCGCCGtcctggccgccggcgtgctGTATCTGCTG AGCTTGGGAATGCTGACGGCCTCATCCGCGCTGCAAACAGCGCGGCCTCACTCCGGGagctcggcgccgtcgacgacgtCACCTGCCCACCTCACCTTCATCTACGTCGCGCTCTACCTTCTAGCGCTGGCGCAGGGCTTCCACAGGCCGTGCGCGGAAGCCCTCGGCGCGGACCAATTCGCTCtgagcgacgacggcggcgaccccAGCTCGCGCGCGTCCCGGAGCTCCTACTTCAACTGGTTCCACTTCTCCATCTCCTGGGGCTACGCCATATCCACGACGGCGCTGAGCTACGTCGAGGACAACGCCGGGTGGACCGCCGGGTTCGGCGCGTGCTGGGCCACGATGGCGTTCAGCCTTGCCGTCTTCTTGCTCGGCGCGCGGACGTATCGTGCCGAGGAACCCGTCGGCGACGGTCGATTCCTCGAGACCGTGCGGGCATGGGCCGCGAGGGTGTTCCGGCGGAAGGATGCCACTAGCACCGAAAG GCTTCTGGATCGACAACCCGAGAAGGGTAAAGGACTCGTCGTCAAGCTGCTCCCGATATGGTTGGGTGCCATAGTCTACGCGGCCGTCACTTCGCAAGTGTACACTCTGTTTACCAAACAGGGCAGCACGCTGGACCGCCGCCTCGGCACGGGCCTTGTCGTGCCGCCCGCGGCGCTCCAGTGCCTGGTCAGCATCACCTTCATCGCCGTGCTCCCGGTGTACGACAGGGCCTTCGTGCCCCTGGCGAGGCGCGTCACCGGGCACCCCGCCGGCGTCACCACGCTCCAGCGCATCGGCGCTGGCATGTCCATGTCCTGCGTCGCCATGGTCGTCGCGGCGCTCGTCGAAGGCAGGCGGCTCCGCGTGGCCACGGACGCGGGCATCGTGGACAGGCCGGACTTGGCCGTGCCGATGAGCCTGTGTTGGGTGGTTCCTCAGTACGTTCTGATGGGCCTGGCGATGGCGTTGGCCGACGTCGGCCTGGAGGAGTTCTTCTACGACCAGCTGCCCGACGCCGTCCGCAGCGTCGGGCTCGCGCTGTGCCTGAGCGCCATGGGCGCGGGGAGCTACGCCAGCGGCGTGCTCGTGTCGGCGGTCGACTGGGCGACCAGGGGCGGCAGGGAGAGCTGGATCTCCGATAACCTCAACCGGGCGCACCTCGACTACTTCTACTGGCTCCTGGCGGGGCTTGTCGCTCTGGACGTGGCCGTGTTCTTGTATTTTTCAAAGCGATTTGTGTACAGGAGCAAAGGTGAGCTGTGA